One Herbaspirillum rubrisubalbicans genomic window carries:
- the lapB gene encoding lipopolysaccharide assembly protein LapB: protein MEFEFWWLLGIPVFFGLGWIAARVDINQLLSESRTLPRGYFKGLNFLLNEQPDKAIDAFIEIVKLDPETVELHFALGNLFRRRGETERAIRVHQNLLARPDLPAEHQGHALYELGQDYLKAGLLDRAEETFNKLIDTPYSAQAGRALLEIYQREKEWERAISAAEILQATGAGGRQREIAQFYCELAADELVRTNTEAAMALLEKALAADRKSVRATMLMGDALRAKGDIEGALETWRRVEHQSVPHTALVAQRLMDGYIAVGRPQEGINLLRAYLAEAPSIDLLEVAFKAVLDADGIDAANVLVSDELRRTPTLLGLDKFLEARMMSAPQSVRPELAVVKTLVHGYTQKLARYQCSHCGFKARQFYWQCPGCSQWETYPPRRTEELNVMN from the coding sequence ATGGAATTTGAATTTTGGTGGTTGCTCGGCATTCCGGTCTTCTTCGGCCTGGGATGGATCGCGGCGCGGGTGGATATCAACCAGTTGCTCTCGGAGTCGCGCACCCTGCCGCGTGGTTACTTCAAGGGCCTGAATTTCCTGTTGAACGAGCAGCCCGACAAGGCCATCGATGCCTTCATCGAAATCGTCAAGTTGGATCCCGAAACGGTAGAGCTGCATTTTGCCCTGGGTAACCTGTTCCGCCGGCGCGGCGAAACCGAGCGTGCCATCCGCGTGCACCAGAACCTGCTGGCGCGTCCCGACCTGCCGGCCGAGCATCAAGGCCATGCGCTCTACGAACTGGGCCAGGATTATCTGAAGGCTGGCCTGTTGGACCGCGCTGAAGAAACCTTCAACAAGTTGATCGACACCCCTTACAGCGCCCAGGCCGGCCGTGCCCTGCTGGAAATCTACCAGCGCGAGAAGGAATGGGAACGCGCCATCTCCGCCGCCGAGATCCTGCAAGCCACCGGCGCCGGCGGCCGCCAGCGCGAGATCGCCCAGTTCTATTGCGAACTGGCCGCCGATGAACTGGTGCGCACCAATACCGAGGCCGCCATGGCCTTGCTGGAGAAAGCCCTGGCTGCCGACCGCAAGAGCGTGCGCGCCACCATGTTGATGGGCGACGCCTTGCGCGCCAAGGGCGACATCGAAGGCGCACTGGAAACCTGGCGTCGCGTCGAGCACCAGAGCGTGCCGCATACCGCCTTGGTGGCGCAGCGCCTGATGGATGGCTACATCGCCGTGGGGCGTCCGCAGGAAGGGATCAACCTGCTGCGCGCCTACTTGGCCGAAGCCCCTTCCATCGACCTGCTGGAAGTGGCCTTCAAGGCCGTGCTGGACGCCGATGGCATCGATGCCGCCAACGTGCTGGTGAGCGACGAATTGCGTCGTACTCCCACGCTGCTGGGCCTGGACAAGTTCCTGGAAGCGCGCATGATGAGCGCGCCCCAGAGCGTGCGTCCCGAGCTGGCCGTGGTCAAGACCCTGGTGCATGGCTATACGCAGAAGCTGGCGCGCTACCAGTGCAGCCATTGCGGCTTCAAGGCGCGCCAGTTCTACTGGCAATGCCCTGGCTGCAGCCAATGGGAGACCTATCCGCCGCGTCGCACCGAAGAATTGAATGTCATGAATTGA
- a CDS encoding LapA family protein, producing MKILSRLIAAILFVFFFFFALRNTQEVTLHFFLGYERSDPLVLVLLAFFVIGAVLGVLAMAPLVLRHRREAARYRKALSQIQKQQEEIAQAQAQPPQPDSVITAQHIL from the coding sequence ATGAAAATACTCTCCCGATTGATCGCGGCCATCCTGTTCGTGTTCTTCTTTTTCTTCGCGCTGCGCAATACCCAGGAAGTGACCCTGCATTTCTTCCTCGGCTATGAGCGCAGCGACCCGCTGGTGCTGGTGCTGCTGGCCTTCTTCGTGATCGGCGCCGTATTGGGTGTACTGGCCATGGCACCGCTGGTGCTGCGTCACCGCCGGGAAGCTGCGCGCTACAGGAAGGCGCTGTCGCAAATCCAGAAGCAGCAGGAAGAAATCGCCCAGGCGCAGGCCCAGCCGCCCCAGCCTGACAGCGTGATTACCGCCCAGCACATCCTCTAA
- a CDS encoding ComEA family DNA-binding protein: protein MLKHTLLFILSFFVATGLAWAEVDVNKADQAALDGVRGIGPALSKRILEARTKEGAFKSWDDLEKRVKGIKDKSAVRLSTNGLTVNGQSRSADAAATPAASSAKPAKSPKTPRSESQDKQTAAPPAKGEQPAAAGK, encoded by the coding sequence ATGTTGAAGCACACCCTGTTGTTCATTCTCAGCTTCTTCGTCGCCACCGGCTTGGCCTGGGCCGAAGTGGACGTCAACAAGGCCGACCAGGCCGCGCTGGATGGCGTGCGCGGTATCGGGCCGGCGCTGTCCAAGCGCATCCTGGAAGCGCGCACCAAAGAGGGCGCCTTCAAGAGCTGGGACGACCTGGAAAAGCGCGTCAAGGGCATCAAGGACAAGTCTGCCGTCAGGCTCTCCACCAATGGCTTGACGGTCAACGGCCAGTCCCGCTCGGCCGATGCCGCAGCGACTCCGGCGGCTTCGTCTGCCAAACCGGCCAAATCGCCCAAGACCCCGCGCAGCGAGAGCCAGGACAAGCAAACCGCCGCCCCACCGGCCAAGGGCGAGCAGCCCGCTGCTGCTGGGAAATGA
- the rfaE1 gene encoding D-glycero-beta-D-manno-heptose-7-phosphate kinase has translation MDKNIASAWDAARILIVGDVMLDRYWFGEVNRISPEAPVPVVRVERKEERLGGAANVARNTASLGAQTALLGVTGDDEPARVMDHMLGEMGIHSHLNRDPSISTIVKLRVIGRQQQLVRIDFEEAPTDTVLRDKLTQFNSLVADYDVIIFSDYAKGSLVNVAEMIATASKLGKRILVDPKGEDFSRYAGASILTPNKSELVRIVGQWKNEADLTARAQQLRTELKLEALLLTRSEEGMSLYREGEVTHFPTMAREVYDVSGAGDTVIGTLAVMLGAGASLVDAVTMANRAGGIVVGKLGTATVTREELLAG, from the coding sequence GTGGACAAGAATATCGCATCGGCCTGGGACGCCGCCCGTATCCTCATCGTCGGTGACGTCATGCTGGACCGTTACTGGTTCGGCGAAGTCAACCGCATCTCGCCCGAAGCTCCGGTGCCGGTGGTGCGGGTCGAGCGCAAGGAAGAGCGCCTGGGTGGCGCGGCCAACGTGGCGCGCAATACCGCCAGCCTGGGTGCCCAGACCGCACTGCTGGGCGTGACCGGCGACGATGAACCGGCCCGCGTGATGGACCACATGCTGGGCGAGATGGGCATCCACAGCCATCTCAATCGCGACCCCAGTATCTCCACCATCGTCAAGCTGCGCGTGATCGGTCGCCAGCAGCAACTGGTGCGCATCGACTTCGAAGAAGCCCCCACCGATACTGTGCTGCGCGACAAGCTCACGCAGTTCAATTCGCTGGTGGCCGATTACGACGTCATCATCTTTTCCGACTACGCCAAGGGCAGCCTGGTCAACGTAGCCGAGATGATCGCCACCGCCAGCAAGCTGGGCAAGCGCATCCTGGTTGATCCCAAGGGCGAGGATTTTTCCCGCTATGCCGGTGCGTCCATCCTCACCCCCAACAAGTCGGAGCTGGTACGCATCGTCGGCCAGTGGAAGAACGAAGCAGACCTCACCGCGCGCGCCCAGCAATTGCGTACCGAACTGAAGCTGGAAGCGCTGTTGCTGACCCGTTCGGAAGAAGGCATGAGCCTGTACCGCGAAGGCGAGGTCACGCATTTCCCGACCATGGCGCGGGAAGTCTATGACGTCTCCGGCGCCGGTGACACCGTCATCGGCACCCTGGCCGTGATGCTGGGAGCGGGCGCCTCGCTGGTCGATGCGGTCACCATGGCCAATCGTGCAGGTGGCATCGTGGTCGGCAAACTGGGGACGGCCACCGTCACCCGCGAGGAATTATTGGCAGGATGA
- a CDS encoding integration host factor subunit beta, with the protein MTKSELIARLAERYPQLVAKDADYAVKTILDAMVDALATGQRIEIRGFGSFALNRRPPRIGRNPKSGDKVMVPEKRVPHFKPGKELRERVDAMVGQPIRED; encoded by the coding sequence ATGACAAAGTCGGAGCTGATCGCCCGTCTGGCTGAGCGTTATCCGCAACTTGTTGCCAAGGATGCGGATTACGCGGTCAAAACCATCCTCGATGCCATGGTCGACGCTCTCGCGACCGGCCAGCGCATCGAGATCCGTGGCTTTGGCAGCTTCGCGCTCAACCGCCGTCCGCCGCGTATCGGCCGCAATCCCAAGTCCGGCGACAAGGTGATGGTCCCCGAAAAACGGGTGCCCCACTTCAAGCCTGGCAAGGAATTGCGCGAGCGCGTGGATGCGATGGTCGGCCAGCCAATCCGCGAGGATTGA
- a CDS encoding UDP-glucose dehydrogenase family protein yields the protein MKITIIGTGYVGLVTGACLAELGNDVFCLDVDQRKVDILNNGGIPIHEPGLEEVVARNRAAGRLQFSTDVAASVAHGDIQFIAVGTPPDEDGSADLQYVLAAARNIGRHMEGFKVVVDKSTVPVGTADRVKAAIAAELATRGKTDLSFSVVSNPEFLKEGAAVEDFMRPDRIVIGHDQSPEGQRAQAQMKKLYAPFNRNHERTYWMDVRSAEFTKYAANAMLATRISFMNELANLADRVGADIESVRHGIGSDPRIGHSFLYAGCGYGGSCFPKDVQALERTARDYDQSLLILRAVEQVNDLQKHVLGKKVVNRFGDDLSGKHFAIWGLAFKPNTDDMREASSRVLIGELVRRGASVAVYDPVAMKEAARVLELDFADDASLLQRIRFATSPMDTLQGADALAIVTEWKAFRSPDLERVKAALNNPVIFDGRNLFDPQVMADSGVEYYGIGRSLPARVQ from the coding sequence ATGAAAATCACCATCATCGGCACCGGCTACGTTGGCCTGGTGACCGGCGCCTGCCTGGCCGAACTCGGTAACGACGTGTTCTGCCTGGACGTCGACCAGCGCAAGGTCGATATCCTCAACAACGGTGGCATCCCTATCCATGAACCCGGCCTGGAAGAAGTGGTGGCGCGCAACCGTGCCGCTGGTCGCCTGCAGTTCTCCACCGACGTGGCCGCCAGCGTGGCGCATGGTGACATCCAGTTCATCGCCGTGGGCACCCCGCCCGACGAAGACGGCTCGGCCGACCTGCAATATGTGCTGGCTGCAGCACGCAACATCGGTCGCCACATGGAAGGCTTCAAGGTGGTGGTCGACAAGTCCACCGTGCCGGTAGGAACCGCCGACCGCGTCAAGGCTGCCATCGCCGCCGAACTGGCAACGCGCGGCAAGACCGACTTGAGTTTTTCGGTCGTCTCCAACCCGGAATTCCTCAAGGAAGGCGCGGCGGTCGAAGACTTCATGCGTCCTGATCGCATCGTCATCGGTCACGACCAGAGCCCCGAAGGCCAGCGCGCGCAGGCACAGATGAAAAAGCTCTACGCGCCCTTCAACCGTAATCACGAACGCACCTACTGGATGGACGTGCGCTCGGCCGAATTCACCAAGTACGCTGCCAACGCCATGCTGGCCACGCGCATTTCCTTCATGAACGAACTGGCCAACCTGGCCGATCGTGTCGGTGCCGATATCGAGTCGGTGCGTCACGGCATCGGTTCGGACCCGCGCATCGGTCACAGCTTCCTCTATGCCGGCTGCGGCTATGGCGGCTCCTGCTTCCCCAAGGATGTGCAGGCACTGGAACGTACCGCGCGCGACTATGACCAGTCGCTGCTGATCCTGCGCGCGGTGGAACAGGTCAACGATTTGCAGAAACATGTGCTGGGCAAGAAGGTGGTGAACCGCTTCGGCGACGATCTTTCCGGCAAGCACTTCGCTATTTGGGGGCTGGCCTTCAAGCCCAATACCGACGACATGCGCGAAGCATCTTCGCGCGTGCTGATCGGCGAACTGGTGCGGCGCGGCGCCAGTGTAGCGGTCTATGATCCGGTGGCCATGAAGGAAGCGGCACGTGTGCTGGAGCTGGATTTCGCTGACGACGCCAGCCTGCTGCAACGCATCCGTTTCGCCACTTCGCCCATGGATACCTTGCAGGGTGCCGATGCCCTGGCCATCGTCACCGAATGGAAAGCCTTCCGCAGCCCCGACCTGGAGCGCGTCAAGGCAGCCTTGAACAATCCGGTCATCTTCGATGGTCGCAATCTGTTCGATCCCCAGGTGATGGCCGACAGCGGCGTCGAATACTACGGTATCGGTCGTTCGCTGCCAGCGCGTGTGCAATAA